TCTATGATTTCAATGATTAGACTCCCATGGGCTGACCCTCATGCTTATTGACCGAACCCGTAAAGGCGTGATCAAAGTCAGGGAGAAACCTGAGGTACTGAAGAAGATTAGCCTCTTGATCTCAGAATATCTGACAAAATTCTACTCTTACAACTCCCAAATCAAGGATAAGAATTACTATTTGAAGCCTGTCCACATGGTCGTTAGAAGAATGCCTGATGGCACCACCGTTAAATATTATTATTATGGTCGATACTGGTATTCCGTTCAGAAGACAAGCGGTTCTAGCAAGATTAAATGGGTTTACAAGGGTAGAACAAAGCCTGACCCCAGCCTACCAGACCCTCCGGTGAACCCGATCGAAGGGCTGGTAATAAAACAGTTAGACGACTACGTGGAACTAGTCTTCCCCAACGAGGAATTATTTAGGCAAATATATGATCAACTAGTCCGAGACTAGCTTCAACAATGATGCGATTTTACCCAGACCCTAGCAATGCTTGAGGATTTAACATTTAAATTAGATAGACGGGTTGAATTGTAACATCCATTTCTTCCGGGATTGTTCAACAACTGGCAGTCTCTCCCTAGCCAACCTTATGTTATCGTAATATAGCGTGTATTCCACGTATGCTTCCCTGAATCCCATGTCAAGCTCCCTATATCCCAGTGGGCTGAAAACCCCGCTTCTCCCCGCGAAGTAATCTCCTGTTTGATCGGCTAGAACAATGTACATCGTGTTCTCGTGGGCCCTGGCCGAGGCAAGCATTTCCAGGGACTCTTCCTTCAAAGGCCCCTTAAGCCAGCCTGCTTGAACAATAACCCCGTCCGCCCCATTTAAAGCGTAAAACCTGAACAGCTCTGGGAAACGGAGATCATAGCATATGGCTACGGCAAGCCTGAACCCTCTAGCCTTGATAAACTTGCTTGGGGCTTCCCCGTGAAGGAAGTAATCGGACTCCTTGTATCCCAATGCATCGAATAAATGTATTTTACTGTATAAGGGTACGACCTCGCCATCGTTTTTTACTAAGACACTCGTGTTTCTAGACCGCGGGGGTTTATCGGTTTTCTCAATAACGTTTACAATGACGTCAATACTTAAGAGCTCTGATAAACGCTTTATCCGGCTTACGAAAGAGCTCTCCTGAACATGCTCACTGTAAGCGTAGACCTCGTCCGGGCTTTTAAATCTTAAAGGATTTAGCATGCTGTATTCTGGAAATATGACGATATCTGCCTCCTTATGCTTCTCCATCACCATTTTAAACCCTTTCTCAGCATTTTCTATAGGAGTTCCGTTGAAATCTGCTTGAACTATTCCTATAGTTAGCTCCATTTCCTCTCCCATCTGGATTAAATCATCTAACCAGTTAATTAACCTTCATAACCCTTTGAATGAGCTGGAAACCATATTTTAACCCTGAGAAAGTGATAGATTCTATGGGTGATACCTATGGCTTTTCTTAACCTGCTGGATTCTAACGCTAAAAACAAGTGTTTAAGGGAGAAGAGAAAAATGTTAATATTTAGCAGGTGCATTGAGAAGGAGCACCCAGAGGCTCTAAACAGGTTTATTGGAGAATACTGCCTTTTTTCAGCCTGTCCAGAGGCAGAGCACGTGAACATGCTTGGCTTCAAGCTCGCCGGGATATTGGCGCGTGGAAGCTATGATGAAGTCGCGGTTTTAACAATTGATGGTAGCATGCACTGTGCCCAGCTCCAATGGATGGTTGAAGAGGTTTTCAAAATATGTAAACCAACGTGTAGGCGAAAACACATGGTTTTAGTTGAAGGAGAGGTTAGAGAAGTAAGTCCTGAGGCTGTTAAGAAAAGCAGGTACATGTTTAAAATAGAAAAACTTATTGAGTTGGAGAGAAAATAGCAAGACGTGGAAGGCGGTTGAGTCTTACTTAAACAGTGATGAGAATGAGCGGCAATCCCCTACTAAGAGTTACTGACTTAATAATTAGGTACGGCTCGTTCACAGCGGTTAACAAGGTGTCCTTTCAGCTCGGCCCGGGAGATGTATACTGCTTACTCGGCCCTAACGGAGCTGGGAAAACATCAACGATAAAAGCAATCGTAGGCCTTGTAAAACCCGTGGAAGGATCTATAAGTATTTGCGAGAAAAATCCTTTGACGGATATAGATGCGAAGAACTGTATCGGGTACGTGGCAGAGGATCCAATTCTCATCGAGAGCTTGACTACTCGCGAGCACATAGAGTTCGCGGCAACCGTTAGAGGGGTTGGAAAGGAGAGTGAAGAATGGGTTAATTACTTGATTAAAGCATTCGACTTCACATTTAACCTAGACAAGCCTGTTTACACCTTGTCAAGAGGAAACAAGCAGAAAGCTTCACTTATACTTGCTTTAATGCATAAGCCCAAGATTCTAATACTTGACGAGCCATTCACAGGCCTAGACTTTCAGTCTTCAAGCATTCTCAAAAACATCATAGAGGATTGGAAGAAAAGCCAGAATGGAGTATTGATGTCAACCCATATACTAGAAATAGCTGAGAAAATATGTACAAGAGTAGGCGTCATTATCAGCGGTCGATTAATCTTTGAGGATAGTACCGAAAATGTTAAAGCTAGACTTCTCGGCGAAGACAAATTTGCGAAACTGTTGAACGAGTTAACAAGCAACACTATCCTGGGTAATAAATGAACTCTCGGTGATTGTGTGAGGGGAAAGATGGTTAGAAGCCTTGCCAACATACTGTACAGGGAACTGGTTTTCCAGTCCACCACACTACTTAGGCTCGGAGGCTTCCTTAAAGATATGAGTGACACGAACAGCTCCGAGCTTCTCAGGAAGATAGACTCCGCCTTCATGTTTAATAAGATTTTCTCAACGATTCTTTTCGCCGCTATCCCGTGGTTTTATCTCCTAGTCTTCGCCGCGTATACATCAAGCATTGCGATTAGAGCAGTTGCCATGTCTAGTAGCATAGCTGTTATTTCTCTATTGGCTTTTCTCGAATCACTAAACAATATTGGCGTCTACATGATAAGGCTTCCGGAGGTTCTTAACCTTTATCCTCTTAGTGAGAAGGAAAAGCTGTTCTCGATTATAGTAATGTATTCAAAGCTTTACGGTGTTCAAGTAATCTCCTTTATTTTATCATCTACGCTGGTGTATGCTATTGTTACGAGGAACCCAGTGTTGGTTTCAATCAATGTAGTGATATCCATACTCTGCGCGGTTTATGGGCTCACCATTGCCTCAATAATGTCTAAGGGATTCTATTATTTCCTCTTGAAAGGTGGGGGTAGGTCTCGATACTTTGTATCATCGGTTTTTAGCTTTCTAGCAGTGGTCATAATAATGTGGCCAATAGTCTTAGGGAATATTTTAAAAACTGTACTCTCGCTGATTACTTTCATGGATAACATGGCGATCAGGCTTATTTTCCCCAACCCATTCTTCAATATCCTTGAAAGCCTAAACCTGGAGCTCAACTTATTCCTTATAGACTCCATGGGCATACTAGCATATGTCATGTTAGCGTATGGAGCATTAAAATTCATGTATCGCGAACTCACCTCTTTGATCAACCCATGGACAGGTTTTAAAAACACAAGTGTGATACCTCGTTTTAAGCCAGTCACGATAAAACCAAAGTCGATTACAAGGGCGATTATTAATCGTTATCTCAGGGTTGTTTTCAGGCATCCTAGTTATGCAACAGGTTTCTTCACCCCGTTAGCTCTCACAGTATTAAATCTTCTATCGGGCCCGCATTCTTTCATTGAAGCTACAATAGTTGCTACTGTAGCAATGATTATTTATCCAGTGCTTATGCTAAGCGTTGAGGCCCACGGACACTTATTAACGGCTTCCCTGCCGGTTAATACAAGCGTGATAACTCGCTCAATCTTAATTATCGGAGTAGCCGAGTATTCAATAATTTACACTCTTACAATGCTTTATGCAGGACTTACCAATGGTTTAACGGTTTCAATAGTGCTGGAAACATTGTTCACAATACCCTTGGTAATAAGCCTGATTATGTTGGAAATATGGCTTTTATTTAAAATGGAAGGGGAGAACTTGTTCACAGGTACATTTTACATGAAGATTTCGAAGACAATAATTATCTACATAGTTTTGTCGGTAACCGTTATAGCACCAGTCTGGGGGTCGTATTTCTTCGCTTTACTCGTCCTGGGTGGATTGTACAAGACTTTAATTCCTCTGACCCTATCTCTCATAATCTTGATCGTCTCAACACGGTTATTTCTAAGACTAAAATAGGTTTCTATGGGTTTTTAACAAAATAAATTATTGATCGTGAAGACCCTAAAGCTCGAGGCTGTTCATGCTTAATGTTTAAAAAACAAAGTATAGGGGATCTTGAAGACCGTAATGCCTGGATGTTTCACTCTATCTTCTCAATTCTTATTGCGCCTACAGGGCAAACATCGGCCCCGCTTTTAGCACACTCATATAATTCCTCGGGGATCTCTCCGATTGATATGTCATTGGTTGTTTGAACACTGTATTTTGCAACTACCCGGTTCTTACCATTATCATCCCCTAGCTCGAAAATCTCTGGACATGCTGCAGGGGCGGCCCCGCATCCTAGGCAGGTAACTCTGTCTACTATTACCCTGTATTTAGCCATTCTAACACCAAATTTATGTTATTGAATCATAAATTATAAATATTTGTCGACCCGGGTAATCTTTTAAAGATGACAGGGTTGTTAAAGAGTTGAACCCTATCATTCTCGTAGGATAAAATCTACTACTGGTTTAAGCATGTTGTGGCTTCCCGGCTTGAACATTAAAGGTGTATTTAGAATTTCCTTTGGCTTAAAGATTGAGAAGAACCTGGGGGTAACGAGATGAGAGGGATCTACAACTCTTTGGGTTAAGTACTGTAAAATACTTTTCGTGGTTGTCCTATCGTATATAAAAGCCCTGCCGGGGGCAACCGTTATTATTAGGTCAACATGCTCTGCTAAACCAATGCTAGGGATGACCGCGTCGTTGAAGCTTTCCAACAAGACTATATCGTATTTCTCCAACAGGGTGTTAAGAACCTGACTCGTGATTTCATCGATCCTTTGGCTTACCAGTAGCTCGCCGACTTCTCTTAAACTTTTTTCAACAGCTCCTAACTTTTTCTTCAAGATCTTTACTATTTCTTGAGCATCTCTGACAGTCCTCTCCACGTTCTCCTGGATCACGAAATGGATTGTTTCTCCGCGGGTATAGTGTGAGATACGCCCTAGGACCAGCTGTGGAAGAAATGATGATGCATCATCCAAGTATTTTTCAATGTTGGAGACATAGTTAACAGGGTCTAATGGGGCAATGGCTAGCGCGATCGGGTTTAAAAGCTCTGGGGGCTCCGTTGTTTCCCTGAAATACATGTATGCATCGTTTCCCACAAGCTTTTTCATCTTAATCGAGTACTTGATTGTTCTAGCACTAAACCAGATGTTATGGGCTGCTACAGGTTTATAGGGTACTGCTTTCACGCCATTCGCGGCAAGGGTTTTGAATAGGCTTATCGTAAACCATGTCTTCCCAGAATCATAAGTGAGGAGGCCGTTAACCAGTATAGTTTTCTTCCTCAAGCTACCACCCTGTAA
This is a stretch of genomic DNA from Thermosphaera aggregans DSM 11486. It encodes these proteins:
- a CDS encoding nitrilase-related carbon-nitrogen hydrolase, which encodes MGEEMELTIGIVQADFNGTPIENAEKGFKMVMEKHKEADIVIFPEYSMLNPLRFKSPDEVYAYSEHVQESSFVSRIKRLSELLSIDVIVNVIEKTDKPPRSRNTSVLVKNDGEVVPLYSKIHLFDALGYKESDYFLHGEAPSKFIKARGFRLAVAICYDLRFPELFRFYALNGADGVIVQAGWLKGPLKEESLEMLASARAHENTMYIVLADQTGDYFAGRSGVFSPLGYRELDMGFREAYVEYTLYYDNIRLARERLPVVEQSRKKWMLQFNPSI
- a CDS encoding ABC transporter ATP-binding protein; this encodes MSGNPLLRVTDLIIRYGSFTAVNKVSFQLGPGDVYCLLGPNGAGKTSTIKAIVGLVKPVEGSISICEKNPLTDIDAKNCIGYVAEDPILIESLTTREHIEFAATVRGVGKESEEWVNYLIKAFDFTFNLDKPVYTLSRGNKQKASLILALMHKPKILILDEPFTGLDFQSSSILKNIIEDWKKSQNGVLMSTHILEIAEKICTRVGVIISGRLIFEDSTENVKARLLGEDKFAKLLNELTSNTILGNK
- a CDS encoding ferredoxin, producing the protein MAKYRVIVDRVTCLGCGAAPAACPEIFELGDDNGKNRVVAKYSVQTTNDISIGEIPEELYECAKSGADVCPVGAIRIEKIE
- a CDS encoding DUF2624 family protein, with product MRKKTILVNGLLTYDSGKTWFTISLFKTLAANGVKAVPYKPVAAHNIWFSARTIKYSIKMKKLVGNDAYMYFRETTEPPELLNPIALAIAPLDPVNYVSNIEKYLDDASSFLPQLVLGRISHYTRGETIHFVIQENVERTVRDAQEIVKILKKKLGAVEKSLREVGELLVSQRIDEITSQVLNTLLEKYDIVLLESFNDAVIPSIGLAEHVDLIITVAPGRAFIYDRTTTKSILQYLTQRVVDPSHLVTPRFFSIFKPKEILNTPLMFKPGSHNMLKPVVDFILRE